From the genome of Lonchura striata isolate bLonStr1 chromosome 18, bLonStr1.mat, whole genome shotgun sequence:
tgcagagctgggctcgCTGGGATCCTTGTTCCATAGGTCAGGGAGCTCTCTGGCACTGCCTGAGGATCCAAGGAGCAAAGGGAGCCCAtcctggctggagctgctgccattcCATGCCATGGTGTGGAGCTGCCAACCctcccaggctgggagagccccgtgtcctgctgctggtgtCACCACTGTCccagggctcagctgctcctgacTCCTGCCCCCTGGGAAAAACAAACATGACACAGCATTCCTGTGTGTGGATAACAGTCAGACAGTGTCCACCTTCTGGAAAGATCAGTTGGAATGTGCTggtgggtgcagcctgagggcagctcagcagagcagatgAGAGCAGCCTCCAACCCTTCatgtttcccttttcccagatCCTTTCCCTAAAACCTGGTTGCTTTTGCCTGGTGGAAGGTACAGCCAGGATCCTCGAGCTCGCTCTGCCCGTGGCACAGAGGAGTGTTCAGCCTGCAGATCTCTGAGGGTTGTGTGTAAAAATGATATAGCAAACCTCATGGAGACCCTCAGCTGCACGTTAAATTGCTGAGAAGCCTTGGAATTCCCAGTCCTCACTCTGTGGTGTCTAGGGAATACCCCTGCCCATCTCCCACCACTGCTGAGGTGGAATGTGGCTTGTTCAGCTGCTCACAAGCAGATGCCAGTGGTGCTCTGGGCATTTTCTGGTGGTGTTGAGGTTGTTGACATCCATCCATAATTTATGTTGGTGTTTCCAGCTGTGCAACCCCATTGGATTGGCTTTGGATTCTTCTCCACCTTGTGTGAGGTGCCTCTGGAGTGGTTTGCAGGGATTTCAGTAGCTCTGCTTTGGGAAGGTGTGTGAACACTGCAGCTTGTGTAGGAGCCTGTTGGGATATGCAGTGACCCCCACAAATACAGTTTTGCTTGGAAAGAGAATCCAAGATCTGCAAGGTCAGGTCTGTTCCCCTTTGGAGAACCCTTGTCCTGGGGCAGGTCACTTCCACACCcaattccctgctcctgctgggaaagGGCTTGCAGTCAGCAGCAATAAGGGGATCTGGCGTGTTCTCCCTAAACACAAGTGTAtccagggcttggagcatcGTGGTGGGCTTGCATTTTCCTGGGGTTTCTCTGTTAAACCTTGACTATGTGACATGAAGTGACAAAGCCTCTTAGGGAGCTTGGAGAGGTtgtggctgctggcagcagaacGTGGTGTGGGAGCAGATCTCCTGAGGGAAGATCCAGTTGCTGCCCCTCTGCGGAGCACAGCACGAGGCCGAGCTTCCCCTTTTCCTTGTCTGTTTTCCATCTCCAATCAGTTCCTTCCTGCCTCCACTTGCCCTTGGCATTAGGAGCTCTGTGTTTGCCCCATGTCTGAGGTCTCCTGGTTCCTTACatcagggcaggaatgctggggcTCACCATCCAGGTGGACCCCAGCAGGTTTAGAGCTGTGCTGCGTGGCAGTGACAGAATTCCCACCCCTAGGCTGGCAGAGAAATACAAGGAGTGCCTGACCAGCAAAGAGAAGATCCTGAAGGAGATCGAGGTGAAGAAGGAATATCTGAGCAGCCTCCAGCCTCGACTCAACAGCATCATGCAGGTAcctgagccctgcaggaggTCACACTAtgaggggcagctcctgggctggtttgggtttggagaTGTTTCATTCCCACTCAGGATGGGCAAGGAGCAGATCTGAGACCCCTCCAgagtttccttttttatttatgcagcaattcctgcagaactgcagctgcaggagctgctaaATGGGCCTTTCCCTGGAGAGCCCCAGCCTCCTGTGACTGCCTTGGGAGGGAAGAACAGGAGAAGGAACTGGGTTATTTCCAGATCCAAAACTTTCCCAGCAGAGACAGCTGCCAGCCCTTTCCTGGGCCTCTCCATGTTTAACCCTGCACCACCTCTGCTGGCTTCATCTCCTGCTCTCTCAGGGTGAGGAGGATGAGCTGTTCCCTTCCCAGTGATGAAGGCTGTCCCTTCATTCCCCAGGCCTCCCTGCCTGTGCAGGAGTACCTGTTCATGCCCTTCGACCAGGCTCACAAGCAGTACGAGACCGCCCGGCACCTCCCGCCGCCTCTCTACGTCCTCTTCGTCCAAGCCAGTGCCTACGGACAGGCCTGTGGTGAGCACTGAGGGCACGATGCCCCCGTGGGCCAGATTTCACTCCTGCCTGCAGGAATCACCACTTTTTGGGGGTCTTTCCCTGCTGTCAGATTCTGCTGAGCGCAGAGCAGCAGGGCGGCCCCACAGCACGGTGAGGCAGCAGCATTTGAAACCTTGTTTGCTCAGCTGCCTCGCTGGAAGAAGTGCTTGGGAagctcccttcccacccctTCCCCCCCTTCCCAAGGTCAGCAGGGATGTCCTTGCAGCCTGTGTGAGCTGGCTCAGTGCTGTCACAGCATCCCCAGAGCTGTCACTCCCTGCCTTGTGCCATCTGTGGTGGTGGGGACCCCAGACCTTGTAGAGGCCATTCCCACAGCTCACCTGGAAATCTTCATCCCCTCAGGAAGCTTTGAATTTTGAGGGGATTTCTGGAGCCTCCCTGAATTGGGAGGGAATTCCTGGAAGAGGTCAGGAATCCCACTGGCCTGTGCACACTCCTGGGTGGTGAGAGCTGTTCCTCTCAGTGCCAGAGAAGCATGGAAGGACACAGTGGTGCTTGGCCACACCAGGTCCCTGCTGCATCTGcagccatggtgacaccactCCTCAGTCCCTGTTTGTCCCAGCCAGACCCCATCCTCTCTTGGCTCTTAATAAAGATTTGTCCCTtatgttttccagggaaagttCCTCAAGACGCAGCGTTTTCCTCATTCTCTTACCTCATCCTTCCCAGGAAATTCAGCCCAGTGGTGGCCTCCCAGAACCTTCCAGACAGCCTCTCTTCCCACTGGCCTTTTGCTGGAGCTTCCTTAACCAGGAGCTTtaggggcagggctgctctgcccacTGCCTTTGCAGCAGGAGTGACATTCCTAACTCAGTTTTCCTGTCTCCTCTGCAGATAAGAAGTTGGTGGTGGCCATTGAAGGGAGCGTGGAGGAAGCCAAGGCCCTTTATAAGCCACCTGAGGACTCGCAGGGTGAGCTTTGTTGTTgcactggggattttttcctgtgtgtctgcagctcctgggatctTGCTTTTGTTGGGAGAggggtgtcagtgggagccagGGCTTGGAAAAAAccctggtggtgctgctggtgctgggagagctgagccCTGGTGGTCCCTGCTGACACCCCTCTCTCTGCACAGATGATGAAAGCGATTCCGACGCAGAGGAGGAGCAAACGACGGTAAGGGACAGCACTGTCCCCCTCTGAGTCCTCCCCCAGCACTGCATCAAGGGAGgttctgggagagctggggctgggaacTGCCCCTGCACGCTGGGAGTGTGTGTGGAAGTGCACTGATGTCAGATCCTGACCTTTCTTAGGAGGAGGGAGCTGCCATTTCCAGTTGGTGTCCCAaatgcaggagcagccagggtacagagctgctcctctggtgtcccatccctgcagctctccggctggagctgctccactTTGTATAAATAGCCTGAGGGCAGGGAGCTGTGTCCATCCCTTGCCAAAAGCATTCTCTGCACCAGGGCTTGCTCAGCACTCCTGGCAGGAAGTGTTTCTCCTACAGATAATTCCAGCTGGATGCTGAGGAGAAGCTGGAGGTGCTGGCTACTCCCAGCAGCAAAGCCTGAAGGGGCTCTGGGCCTCCActgccagcccccagcagcagagccaggtgTATGGGGCTGTTCTGTGGGGAAGGATAAAGGGAAGAGCCTcatgtgtccagagaagggaaaggagctgggaaggggctcaacctggagaaaaggaggctcaggggggaccctGAGGCTCTGCACAGTTCCTGACAGGAGGTGACAGCCAGGGGGAtcaggctgtgctccagggaacaggggtaggaggagaggaaagaagAGTTTGTCAGAGGAGAATATTGGGGAAAATTCCTTCACAGAAAGGGCAGttgagccctggcacagctgcccaagGCAGTGGGGGAGGCCCTGTCCCTGGAGGAATTGAATGGCTGTGTGGTTGtggcacatggggacaggggtcagtggtggccttagcagtgctgcaggggtggttggacttgatgctcTCAGAGGGTTTTCCAACCTAAAGGAGTCAGCGATTCTGGGTTCTGCCTCTTGTACTGGGAAAACTTTTGGGCCAGCAGGTCCTTGGCTTTGTCTGCCAAGAATGGAGACATTCCCTGGAGTTGAAGGAATGACAGGAACTGTCAGCTGGAGCTGAGTGAGgctttcctgctcctctcccttcccAGGACAGCTGTGGCCATGGTGCTGGGGGATTGTGGAACTGGACTGGAGGGGAAGAGCTGTGTGCTGGGGAGGTCCATGGGTTGGGGGGGAGCAGGAGAAGGCTCTGACAGCTGTTTTGCCCCGCCAGAAGCGGCGCAGGCCCACCCTGGGCGTGCAGCTGGATGACAAACGCAAGGAGATGCTGAAGAGACACCCCTTGTCTGTCACCCTGGACCTGAAATGCAAAGGTGAGGAGCTCTGGGGTGGGACAGCAGCTCAGGGACTGaccccagcagcaccctggggaccttggcaggagctggaagtgTGGAGGGGTTTctctgagctggagcaggcacCAATGTCACCCCTTCTGTGTGGGCAGATGAGAACGTGCTTCACCTGACCTTCCACTACCTGATGAACCTCAACGTCATGACAGTGAAAGCCAAGGTGACCACTGCCATGGAGATGACCACAGCCATCAGTGCTGGGTAAGAAGAGCCCTGTGGGCAACAAGCCTGGAGATCATTGAGCATTGACTGCATGGGGTTtgggagccctgcagggcctggagatCACTGGGCAGTGACTCCATGGGATTTTGGAGCCCTGCGGGGCCTGGAGATCACTGGGCAGTGACTCCATGGGATtttggagccctgcagggcctggagatCACTGGGCAGTGACTCCATGGGATtttggagccctgcagggcctggagatCACTGGGCAGTGACTCCATGGGATtttggagccctgcagggcctggagatCACTGGGCAGTGACTCCATGGGATtttggagccctgcagggcctggagatCACTGGGCAGTGACTCCATGGGATtttggagccctgcagggcctggagatCACTGGGCAGTGACTCCATGGGGTTtgggagccctgcagggcctggagatCACTGGGCAGTGACTCCATGGGGTTtgggagccctgcagagcctggagaTCATTGGGCAGTGACTCCACAAGATTTtggagccctgcacagcccagagctcacTAAGCAGTGATTCCATGGGATCCAGGAaccctgcacagcccagagctcatCAGGCAGGGATCCCTCTGCCCCTGTGGGTCCgggagccctgcacagcccaagcaccttcctccccctctcctctgccaTGAGAAGCCACAGTCAGGAGTTTGGGAGCCtctcagcagtgccagagctgtcaGGAACTGAGGGAAAGTCTCTCCTGCTGACACGCTCAGCCTCCCTCCCACCGGCAGAGCCTGGCAGCTCCCTCACCTGACTGTTCCTGAGGTCACCTTGTCCTGAGCTCCAGAGATGCAGCTGCCTTGCCTGTgctccccagagcctgctggagCCTGATTGGtgtgaggaaaagctgaagTGGCAGCTTTGGGAGCCTGCCCAgggagctcccagcagctgccacctccctggtggctctccctgggacaggaggtggaaaagggaggaaaaagggagGTGGGAGAAGCTGGCCTGGGCTTGCCTGGGAGCAAGTGCTGccttcccagcctgtcccatTTGCAGCCTCCTCATCCTGTTGGGGTTCTCTTCTTGCTGCAGACACCCCAAACCCTCtgtgacagcagctggagatcCTGTCTGGGGcattccctccctcctgctgcccttgGCTGTGTTACCCCAAACCAGGGAGGCTCTGCCCTGAACCACACCCCAATCCTACAGCCCACTGTGCCTGGTCGGTCCTGTGAGCAGTCAGACGTGAGGAATTTTGTGGCACTAGAGGGAGCAGCTTCCTGGAAGAGCAGGAGCTGGTGCCCTGTGATTTCCATCCTGCTCCAGGCcgggaggaggcagctctccCTTTGGAGTAGAATTAGGGGAAAGTCATTCTGGTCTTGAACTCATGAAGCTCATAATCCCTTTCTCTGGGCTTGGGGCCTGTTCATGGAGGGATGAAGAGCCCAGACTGCTGCTGACTGACCTCTCCTCTTTCTGCCAGGGACCTGCTCTCGCCAGACTCCCTCCTCAACTGCCTCTATCCAGGGGACCACGGGAGGAAAACGCCCAACCCGGCCAACCAGTTCCAGTTTGATAAAGTGGGGTGAGTGTCACCCAGGCCATTGCTTGCTCCAGCACAGCAAATCCTCCCTGGCTTGATGTGACCCTTCCTCATTGTCCCCACAGCATCGTGACCCTGAGTGACTACgtgacagagctgggacacCCCTACGTGTGGGTGCAGAAGCTGGGTGGCCTGCATTTCCCCAAGGATCAGCCTCAGGCATGGCACAaacccctctcctctcccccacAACATTGGGCTGAGCTTTGGGGTCCCATCCTGTCCCCCTGCTGGCACCAGCTGTTCCCAAACCATGTCTGAGAGGCTTTGCTGGGCTGGATCCGTGTGTGGGGCCACGCTGACATTTCATGTCACACACGTGATAGTCCAAGCCCTTTTGGTGACTAAATGATGGGTGGctgtccctgtggctcctggcctgacatccctcctgcccacagcacacAGTGGCTGCTGACAATTCCCTGAGTGCCAGCCACATGGAGCTGACTGTCAAGCTGCTCCGGAGCCGCCTGCAATCCCGCCTGGCCCTGCACAAGCAGTTTGCATCCCTCGGTGAGTGCTGGGCTCCCCGcccttccctggggacaggggtgcAGAGGCAGGGTCCTGCCAggctccctgcccttccctggggacaggggtgcAGAGGCAGGGTCCTGCCAggctccctgcccttccctggggacaggggtgcAGAGGCAGGGTCCTGCCAggctccctgcccttccctggggacaggggtgcAGAGGCAGGGTCCTGCCAGGGTCCCCACCCTTCCCTGGGCACAGGGGTGCAGTGGCAGGGTCCTGCCAggctccctgcccttccctggggacaggggtgcAGTGGCAGGGTCCTCGTGCAGGGAAGCACCTCTTCCCTGCACAGCCAAGCTCCAAGTGGCCGTGGTGCTGAATCCCAGTTGTTCCAAGCTATTGCCCATCTTCAGCCAGTGCCTGAACTGGGAGGGAGAGTGGAACAGGAGAGGAGACATCAGCTGGTTGATGTCACATTTGAtgggtggcagtgccaccctcaGCATTCTCAGTTGTTCCCTCAGCCCTTGGGAGTTGTGGGAATGAAGGAGCTGCCCCATTTTGGGTGGCAGAGGAAGGCTCTGGCCCTTCCAGTGCCCAGCACGTCTTTGGGAATGGCCATCCCAGCACTGGGAAGTGATGTGGGACGTGATGGGAGGTGAGATGCACACCATGCATGTTTGGTGCCTGTCAAGCAGCCCAGGAATCCTGTGGGATTACAGGCCAGGGATCCAGCGGGATCAGAGGCCAAGGATTCTGTGGGATCACAGCCCAgggatcccacaggatcacagcCTGGGCCTCTGCTGGgcagctgatggagctgctgaaggacagTGTCGTGCCCAGGTTCCGCTTTGGGAGTGTCCCCactgcaggagagcagcagagcagtgtcccagccctgccctgctcagggccctgTCCTTGCTTTCAGAGCACGGTGTTGTGCCGGTGTCCAGCGAgtgccagcagctcttccccacCAAAATCGTCTCGCGCCTGGTGAAGTGGACTGCCATTCCCTATGAGGATTATGCTGTAAGTGCTGAGCACCAGGCTGAATCCCTCCCTTCCAGCTCCCTTCCAGCTCCCACGTGGCACTGGAGCCatcattcctccttctcctctcagGAGCTGCCCTACACTAAGGATGTGATAGAGGCTGGCTTGGCTGAGGACACTCACCTGTACTACATGGCCCTGATAGAGAGGGGAACAGGTAGGcacctttccttcctttgggaATTCCAATCCTCATCCCAGGGCAGCTTCATGGGCAATCCAGCTGGCGGGAGGCCCTGTCAGTGACACCTTTTCCCTGCTCAGCCAAGCTGCAGGCGGCCGTGGTGCTGAACCCCGGGTATTCCACGCTGCCTCCCGTCTTCAGCCTGTGCCTGAACTGGAAGGGAGAGCGCAACAGCAGCAACGATGACAACATTCGGGTACTGTGGGGTGGGGCTGCATTTTTGGAGGTGTCCCCAGCAGTTCTGTGGCTCTAACGAGGGAATGTTGGAGTGAGCTGGTGGCTGGACGCTCCTGGGAATGCAGAGTAAACATCCAAGCCTGTGCCAACCTCATCCCTGTTTTCCAGGCCATGGAGAGCGAGGTCAATGTCTACTACAAGGAGCTGTGGGGGCCCAAACCTGGCTACCAGCTGCTGACCAACCAGCTGCAGCGCCTGTGCATGGTGCTGGACGTGTACCTGGAGACAGAGCCCCATGATCCCAGCGTGGAGGGGCCCAAGGAATTCCCCCAGGAGAAGATGTGTCTGCGCCTGGTCAGGTGGGAGCTGGCTGGGGGCTGAGGTGCTGCCAGGGACTCTGGTGGCATTGCTGTTCCTGGGAGCCTGTCCTAGAGGGATTGGTCTGCACAGCTGGGCAGTAGCCCTGGAACTGGGTCTTTTCTGGGGGTGCCATGGGATGTTCCTGATCCCTGAGGTCACATCCTCTCCCTCTTCTCTTCTTCCAGGGGTCCCCTGCGCCTGAAACCCTTCAAGTTCAACTACCCCCAGGGGTTCTTCAGCCATCGCTGAGCAGCCCTGGGCCTCACTCTGGGATGGGACTCATTCACTCTGTGGGAGGAGTGCTCCCATCCTGACCTTTCTGCTCCTTTTACAATATTTTGGGCTTTGTTTGAAGGTTTTGTAGTCAAAGGGATTAAACtgagctaaagaaaaaaaatgcgtGGGTGGCCTTGTCtgtgcagaggggctgggatgagGGATCTGTGAGGGCTGCAGCAAGCCTtgtgtcccagccctgggctctgacAGCCTTTCCAGGGATGCTCCCTGCCTCCTGACTTCCCTCCCCACCACAGGGACTGGGGAGCTGAGATGGCTAAAAACTGAGGTGGCTAAAAATAGCCCTTTTCCAGAGCCCgcactgcagccccagcctgtccTTGCCGGCTGGCTGCCATCCCACTCAGCACAATCCCTGCATCCTGGGGGGCTTCTCCCCTCCCCGGCCttggagggagcagagcagggtgctgggagaggcaggaggagggTTGGGACACCTGGCTTGTCCTGGTTGGCATCAGGGAGTTGGGATGTGCCCCCTCCCCTGCACCGCTCTGCGTGGGGGTCCCAGACTGGCGGAGCTGGGGTTCCATCCCTCCTCCAAAGGTCACTGTCCCTCCTTCACCCCAGCCTGTCTCCCCTGGGAGTGACTTCTCCCCCAGGAGGTCTGAGAGCCCCTCTcctgctccccccagcccctgcccttggtgcagtgctgcagtgccGGGCTGTGCCGCAGCCCCTGGGTTAAACCAGGCTCTCCCAGTCCCTTGGGAaccatgctttaaaaaaaaaagaaaggggaaaaaacacacTGAAATCCTTTGGAAAGCATGGCAGGGCTGGCCCTGTTTCCATCCTCAGGACACAGGGccctctctgcctgctgtgGGGTGTGTTTCCCCTCTGGAAAACCCCGTGTCACCTACCCCAGCCCTGGGTGACAGATCCCAGCCCCACATTCCCAGCCTCTTTCCCTGTCTTCTCCCCAGGACaagccagcagagccagggtgTCTCTGTAAGCACTTTTTATTTGGTTATTGCACAGAAAGCAAAGATCAGTGGGCTGAGGTTCCTGGTGCACCGTGTGTGTCTGTGAgcattccagcagctcccagcctctcccacctctgcccagagggactgtcacccccagggcagggcaggacccCGCCAGCCCCCCCAAGCAGCTACAGCTCTGCATTGCACTCATCCATCCATTGCACATACATTAAATAAATGCACTTAGAGGAGAAGGGTGGTGGGGTTCCCCTGGGGGTCCCCCCTCTTCTCCTGGGTTATAATTCAAGTGTTTAAATGTGGCGCTCGGCGAATATCACGTTCTGCGAGGGAAGCAATCGCCCACCCGAGGGGCTCTCACGGGCCTATTGCTAAGGGAAAGCCtggcctgggcagccctgggggtccctggggtccCACCCTGGGCCCAGCCATCGGAGGGAgcggagcagctcctgtgcccgGAGGTGCCTTCGGCGCCCGGGACTCTTCCATCACTTCTTCCCCGGCTCCGGGGCTGTGCCCTCCTTGCCGGAGGGAGCCTcggctttggggggttccttaCTGGCTTTGGGCTCATCTTTGGGTTTTGCTTTAGCTTTGGCTTCCTCCACTTTCTTGGGTTCCTCTGCTTTCTCCTTCTTGGGTTCCTCCACCTTCTTAGGCTCCTCTGCCTTCTCCTTCTTGGGCtcctctgccttttctttcttgtgcTCTTCCGCCTTCTTGGGCTCCTCTGCCTTCTCCTTCTTAGGTTCTTCTACTTTCTTCTTGGGCTCCTCTACCTTCTCCTCAGCCTTTGGCTTTTCAGCCTCCTTGGTGGCCGCTTTGCTGACCTCCTGCTGAGGTTTTGCTGGAGCCTCCTCAGCTTTTCCCTCTTTGGCAGGTTTGGGGCTTGGCTTGGTCTCTTTGGCCTGTGGAGCTGGAGGTTCTGGCACAGCAGTTGCCTTCTCCTTGGGTTTCTCCTCTGCCTTGGCGGGGACGTCCTTTTTGGGAGCTTCCTCCTTCTTACCCTCCTCAGGCTTGGAGGGAGCCTTCACCTCCTTTGTGGGGGCCTTTGGAGCAGGGCTTGGCTCCTTGGCTGGGGCCACTTCCTTCTGTGGAGACTTGGCCTCCTCCTTCATGGGAGATTTGGCTTTCTCTGGGGACTTCACAGCCAGGGGCTTGGCCTCCTCCTTAGAGGGGCTTGGGGGCTTCTCTGGGGATTTGGCAGCTGGGGGTTTGGCTTCCTCCTTAGAGGGAGTTGCAGGTGGCTCTGGGGACTTCACAGCTGGGCTCTTGGCCTCCTCTTTAGAGGGGGCTGGGGGTTTCTCTGGGGACTTGACAGTCGGGGTCTTGGCCTCCTCCTTTGAGGGAGGTGTGGGTTTCTCTGGGGACTTCACTGTTGGGGTCTTGGCTTCATCCTTTGAGGGAGGCGTGGGTTTCTCTGGGGACTTCACTGTTGGGGTCTTGGCTTCATCCTTTGAGGGAGGTGTGGGTTTCTCTGGGGATTTCACTGTTGGGGTCTTGGCCTCATCCTTAGAGGGCGTTGGTGGCTTTTCAGGGGATTTGACAGCTGGAGTCTTGGCTTCTTCCTTTGAGGGGGTCGGGGGTTTCTCTGGGGACTTCACAGCTGGGCTCTTGGCCTCCTCCTTTGAGGGGGTTGCAGGTTTTTCTGGGGATTTCACAACTGGGGTCTTGGCCCCCTCCTTTGAGGGGGATGGGGGCTTTTCAGGGGACTTGACTGCTGGGGTCGTGGCCTCCTCCTTTGAGGGGGACTCAGGTTTCTCTGGGGACTTGGC
Proteins encoded in this window:
- the THOC5 gene encoding THO complex subunit 5 isoform X3; translation: MSSESSKKRKPKDVRYYSEESEVDLRDPIKDYELYRETCQELQRLMAEIQELKSRGIKENASEIDERRVQSCVHFMTLKKLNRLAHIRLKKGRDQTHEAKQKVDAYHLQLQNLLYEVMHLQKEITKCLEFKSKHEEIELVSLEEFYKEAPPEISRPAITLTEPHQQTLARLDWELEQRKRLAEKYKECLTSKEKILKEIEVKKEYLSSLQPRLNSIMQASLPVQEYLFMPFDQAHKQYETARHLPPPLYVLFVQASAYGQACDKKLVVAIEGSVEEAKALYKPPEDSQDDESDSDAEEEQTTKRRRPTLGVQLDDKRKEMLKRHPLSVTLDLKCKDENVLHLTFHYLMNLNVMTVKAKVTTAMEMTTAISAGDLLSPDSLLNCLYPGDHGRKTPNPANQFQFDKVGIVTLSDYVTELGHPYVWVQKLGGLHFPKDQPQHTVAADNSLSASHMELTVKLLRSRLQSRLALHKQFASLEHGVVPVSSECQQLFPTKIVSRLVKWTAIPYEDYAELPYTKDVIEAGLAEDTHLYYMALIERGTAKLQAAVVLNPGYSTLPPVFSLCLNWKGERNSSNDDNIRAMESEVNVYYKELWGPKPGYQLLTNQLQRLCMVLDVYLETEPHDPSVEGPKEFPQEKMCLRLVRGPLRLKPFKFNYPQGFFSHR
- the THOC5 gene encoding THO complex subunit 5 isoform X1; translation: MSSESSKKRKPKVIRTDGVPAEGKRGKGDTDQETQTLLWRVSTKLEDPSGICMVPSNPPDVRYYSEESEVDLRDPIKDYELYRETCQELQRLMAEIQELKSRGIKENASEIDERRVQSCVHFMTLKKLNRLAHIRLKKGRDQTHEAKQKVDAYHLQLQNLLYEVMHLQKEITKCLEFKSKHEEIELVSLEEFYKEAPPEISRPAITLTEPHQQTLARLDWELEQRKRLAEKYKECLTSKEKILKEIEVKKEYLSSLQPRLNSIMQASLPVQEYLFMPFDQAHKQYETARHLPPPLYVLFVQASAYGQACDKKLVVAIEGSVEEAKALYKPPEDSQDDESDSDAEEEQTTKRRRPTLGVQLDDKRKEMLKRHPLSVTLDLKCKDENVLHLTFHYLMNLNVMTVKAKVTTAMEMTTAISAGDLLSPDSLLNCLYPGDHGRKTPNPANQFQFDKVGIVTLSDYVTELGHPYVWVQKLGGLHFPKDQPQHTVAADNSLSASHMELTVKLLRSRLQSRLALHKQFASLEHGVVPVSSECQQLFPTKIVSRLVKWTAIPYEDYAELPYTKDVIEAGLAEDTHLYYMALIERGTAKLQAAVVLNPGYSTLPPVFSLCLNWKGERNSSNDDNIRAMESEVNVYYKELWGPKPGYQLLTNQLQRLCMVLDVYLETEPHDPSVEGPKEFPQEKMCLRLVRGPLRLKPFKFNYPQGFFSHR
- the THOC5 gene encoding THO complex subunit 5 isoform X2, with the protein product MSSESSKKRKPKVIRTDGVPAEGKRGKGDTDQDVRYYSEESEVDLRDPIKDYELYRETCQELQRLMAEIQELKSRGIKENASEIDERRVQSCVHFMTLKKLNRLAHIRLKKGRDQTHEAKQKVDAYHLQLQNLLYEVMHLQKEITKCLEFKSKHEEIELVSLEEFYKEAPPEISRPAITLTEPHQQTLARLDWELEQRKRLAEKYKECLTSKEKILKEIEVKKEYLSSLQPRLNSIMQASLPVQEYLFMPFDQAHKQYETARHLPPPLYVLFVQASAYGQACDKKLVVAIEGSVEEAKALYKPPEDSQDDESDSDAEEEQTTKRRRPTLGVQLDDKRKEMLKRHPLSVTLDLKCKDENVLHLTFHYLMNLNVMTVKAKVTTAMEMTTAISAGDLLSPDSLLNCLYPGDHGRKTPNPANQFQFDKVGIVTLSDYVTELGHPYVWVQKLGGLHFPKDQPQHTVAADNSLSASHMELTVKLLRSRLQSRLALHKQFASLEHGVVPVSSECQQLFPTKIVSRLVKWTAIPYEDYAELPYTKDVIEAGLAEDTHLYYMALIERGTAKLQAAVVLNPGYSTLPPVFSLCLNWKGERNSSNDDNIRAMESEVNVYYKELWGPKPGYQLLTNQLQRLCMVLDVYLETEPHDPSVEGPKEFPQEKMCLRLVRGPLRLKPFKFNYPQGFFSHR